A window of the Desulfovibrio sp. TomC genome harbors these coding sequences:
- a CDS encoding sigma-54-dependent transcriptional regulator produces MGNVLIIDDDQTIRDALARVVGRLGHTPTLASTLAEGLSRAGNAEVDVVFLDVRMPDGNGLDAISAIRRSPSGPEVIVITGWGDPDGAERAMRQGAWDYIEKPPTVKTMTAPLVSAMEHRLRGRASGQAAAFRFPGILGGNSRRAQCVEQAARAAASDVNVLLTGATGTGKELFARAIHDSSPRRGGAFVVVDCAALPASIVESVLFGSEKGVYTGADRKREGLLLRAHDGTLFLDEVAEMPLSVQKAFLRVLQERRVRPVGGLEETPCHFRLVAATNQDLEAMARDGLFREDLLFRLQGVGIELPPLAGHPDDILDFAGYFAAQAAKRQGLPSRPLSDEFSRALLAYPWPGNVRELKNTLEGALALAAADDALLPVHLPLHIRVMAARNRVTGRSAETEDPGPLSGLWGLSAAAPLPQFRDFRDSREAQYLRELVARHGGDISRMLDISGLSRSRLYALLKKHGVPASRAESRQPFPDPV; encoded by the coding sequence TTGGGCAACGTGCTCATCATCGACGACGACCAGACCATCCGCGACGCCCTGGCCCGGGTGGTGGGCCGGCTGGGCCATACCCCGACCCTGGCCTCGACACTGGCCGAAGGACTCAGCCGGGCCGGCAACGCCGAGGTGGACGTGGTCTTTCTCGACGTGCGCATGCCCGACGGCAACGGCCTCGATGCCATCAGCGCCATCCGCCGCTCCCCCTCCGGCCCGGAAGTCATCGTCATCACCGGCTGGGGCGACCCGGACGGAGCCGAACGGGCCATGCGTCAAGGGGCCTGGGACTATATCGAGAAGCCGCCCACGGTCAAAACCATGACCGCCCCGCTGGTCAGCGCCATGGAACACCGGCTGCGCGGCAGGGCCAGCGGACAAGCCGCGGCCTTCCGTTTCCCCGGCATCCTCGGCGGCAACTCCAGACGCGCCCAGTGCGTCGAACAGGCGGCCCGGGCCGCAGCCAGCGACGTCAACGTGCTGCTGACCGGCGCCACCGGCACGGGCAAGGAACTGTTTGCCCGGGCCATCCACGACAGCAGCCCCCGCCGCGGCGGCGCTTTTGTGGTGGTGGACTGCGCCGCCCTGCCCGCCTCCATTGTCGAAAGCGTGTTGTTTGGTTCGGAAAAGGGCGTGTATACCGGGGCGGATCGCAAACGCGAAGGCTTGCTGCTGCGGGCTCACGACGGGACGCTCTTTCTGGATGAAGTGGCTGAGATGCCGCTGTCGGTGCAAAAGGCCTTTTTGCGGGTGCTCCAGGAACGCCGGGTGCGCCCTGTGGGCGGGCTGGAGGAAACGCCGTGCCATTTCCGGCTGGTGGCCGCCACCAACCAGGATTTGGAGGCCATGGCCCGGGATGGGCTTTTCCGCGAGGACCTGCTCTTTCGTTTGCAGGGCGTTGGCATCGAACTGCCGCCTCTGGCCGGCCATCCCGACGACATCCTCGATTTCGCCGGCTACTTTGCCGCCCAGGCCGCCAAACGCCAGGGTCTGCCCTCACGTCCTCTTTCCGACGAATTTTCCCGGGCGCTTCTGGCCTATCCCTGGCCCGGCAATGTCCGGGAACTCAAAAATACCCTGGAAGGGGCCTTGGCCCTGGCTGCGGCCGACGACGCCCTGCTTCCGGTGCACCTGCCGCTGCACATCCGGGTCATGGCCGCCCGCAACCGGGTCACCGGGCGCTCCGCCGAAACCGAAGACCCGGGGCCTTTATCCGGCCTGTGGGGCCTGTCCGCCGCCGCCCCGCTGCCGCAGTTCCGGGATTTCCGCGACAGCCGCGAAGCGCAATACCTGCGCGAACTCGTCGCCCGCCACGGCGGCGACATCAGCCGGATGCTCGACATCTCGGGCCTGTCCCGCTCACGTCTCTACGCCCTGCTCAAAAAACACGGCGTCCCGGCCAGTCGGGCCGAGAGCCGCCAGCCTTTTCCCGACCCAGTCTAA
- a CDS encoding lysylphosphatidylglycerol synthase transmembrane domain-containing protein has product MRRIVSLIARFGLAAACLGYALWGVDFSRLGQALGEFRVRDMFLYALAVLATTLVPGLRLRFLTGSRITPATGLQACLLGLGVNNVLPARLGEMAKAVYLRREASISLGQALEAVFWERFFDLSALLCLGVAVAALLGQSLILYPLLAIVGGGWAFLGLLKLRPGAAHACLKLVPGQRLRLFAGEMLGLLQTRMQAGFLLRLAGWTGLCWLGFISAGALGLCLMAGFPFDPTLVLTFFAVTTLGFALPAAPGGMGVYEASAVLALGWFGVDRERAFAVGLALHMLQYIPVTLAGLTVLTTSGLSLADLRRRAEAPGL; this is encoded by the coding sequence ATGCGTCGCATTGTGTCCCTGATTGCCCGTTTTGGCCTGGCTGCGGCCTGCCTGGGCTATGCCCTGTGGGGCGTTGATTTTTCCCGGCTGGGGCAGGCGTTGGGCGAATTTCGGGTCCGGGACATGTTCCTGTACGCCCTGGCTGTTTTGGCCACCACCCTCGTGCCGGGCCTTCGTCTGCGGTTTTTAACCGGGTCGCGCATTACGCCGGCTACCGGTTTGCAGGCCTGTCTGCTCGGCCTTGGCGTCAACAATGTCCTGCCGGCCCGCCTGGGCGAGATGGCCAAGGCCGTCTATCTGCGCCGGGAGGCCTCGATCTCCCTGGGCCAGGCCCTGGAAGCGGTCTTCTGGGAGCGGTTTTTCGATCTGTCGGCCCTGCTGTGCCTGGGCGTGGCCGTGGCCGCACTGTTGGGCCAAAGCCTCATCCTCTATCCGCTGCTGGCGATTGTCGGCGGGGGCTGGGCCTTTCTGGGGCTGCTCAAACTGCGCCCCGGGGCGGCCCATGCCTGCCTGAAGCTGGTGCCGGGGCAGCGGTTGCGGCTTTTCGCCGGGGAGATGCTCGGGCTTTTGCAAACGCGGATGCAGGCGGGATTCCTCCTGCGTCTGGCAGGGTGGACCGGCCTGTGCTGGCTCGGTTTTATAAGCGCCGGGGCTCTTGGGTTATGCCTCATGGCCGGCTTCCCCTTCGACCCGACCCTGGTGCTGACCTTTTTTGCCGTGACCACCCTGGGCTTCGCCCTGCCGGCCGCGCCGGGGGGCATGGGGGTCTACGAGGCCTCGGCGGTGCTGGCCCTGGGCTGGTTCGGCGTGGACCGGGAGCGGGCCTTTGCCGTGGGGCTGGCCCTGCACATGCTCCAGTATATCCCTGTGACCCTGGCCGGCCTGACCGTATTGACCACAAGCGGCCTGTCCCTGGCCGATCTGCGCCGCCGGGCCGAGGCTCCGGGGCTGTAA
- a CDS encoding GDSL-type esterase/lipase family protein — translation MVAAWLRMSVVLVALVICDVPDALAKTVFLGGSQTAGWKHMGLFKDVVNKAAVSNTTAKILKTLGPVVGQKPEKVFILEGINELYSPNAAILARYREILLRINKGSPKTMIFVQSVLPVVNRPDLSNEKIMELNSGLKALCADMPNCVYIDLFSHFAVNGALNESLTTDGVHLRPDGYKLWQALIEKYVTQPNDVLARPDTVAGLKPQQASSAN, via the coding sequence ATGGTTGCGGCCTGGTTGCGGATGAGCGTCGTTTTGGTGGCGCTGGTTATTTGTGATGTGCCCGATGCACTGGCCAAGACGGTTTTTCTGGGCGGCAGCCAGACGGCCGGCTGGAAGCACATGGGCCTGTTTAAAGACGTGGTGAACAAGGCGGCGGTCAGCAACACCACGGCCAAGATTCTCAAGACCCTGGGACCGGTGGTCGGCCAGAAACCCGAAAAGGTCTTCATCCTTGAGGGCATAAACGAACTCTACAGCCCCAATGCCGCCATCCTGGCCCGCTACCGCGAGATCTTGCTGCGCATCAACAAGGGGTCGCCCAAGACCATGATTTTTGTGCAAAGCGTGCTGCCGGTGGTCAACCGGCCTGACCTGTCCAATGAGAAAATCATGGAGCTTAACAGCGGCCTCAAGGCCCTGTGCGCCGATATGCCAAACTGTGTCTACATTGATCTTTTCAGCCATTTCGCGGTCAACGGGGCCTTGAACGAGAGCCTGACCACCGACGGCGTGCATCTGCGCCCCGACGGCTACAAGCTGTGGCAGGCGCTCATTGAAAAATACGTCACCCAGCCCAATGACGTGCTCGCCCGGCCCGACACCGTGGCCGGCCTGAAGCCGCAGCAGGCCTCCAGCGCCAACTGA
- a CDS encoding c-type cytochrome, producing the protein MRRIGLLVLALVFGLAALALAAGDPAKGGELAKGCACHKSKGDLDGMDAAALTAKMQAFKDGKGENKAMISIMKKQSDENMADLAAYYASLPKK; encoded by the coding sequence ATGAGACGGATTGGTTTGCTTGTCCTCGCACTGGTCTTTGGTCTGGCCGCATTGGCCCTGGCGGCAGGTGATCCGGCCAAGGGCGGCGAGTTGGCCAAGGGATGCGCTTGCCATAAAAGCAAGGGTGATCTTGACGGTATGGATGCGGCCGCGCTGACCGCCAAAATGCAGGCCTTCAAGGACGGCAAAGGCGAAAACAAGGCCATGATCTCCATTATGAAAAAACAGTCCGACGAAAATATGGCCGATCTGGCTGCCTACTACGCCTCCCTGCCCAAGAAATAA
- a CDS encoding DsbA family protein, protein MQRTFPMLSRTILALLSLVFLVACAPTAKDAGLKDAIKEHPEIVLDALGERKAELFALVMEGQHDFQDGQRQARQDAEFKKPLSPAIDPARAMRGPADAATTVVVYSDFLCPYCARGAVTLGEFAARHPDSVRIVFKHYATDELAKQAALVYEALAIQDPKMAFAFHDAAFAAQNEIEQGGEPVLYALAIKLGANVSQLKRDLKRADLAKRIDDDTAEARSFGFDATPTFVINGVSVRGAAPLDEFEDVLRRVSRPGGQEAPCAACDKKNS, encoded by the coding sequence ATGCAAAGGACGTTTCCCATGCTCTCGCGCACTATTTTGGCCCTGCTGTCCCTTGTTTTCCTTGTTGCCTGCGCTCCGACCGCCAAAGACGCCGGCCTCAAGGACGCCATCAAAGAACATCCCGAAATCGTTCTGGACGCCCTGGGCGAACGGAAGGCAGAGCTCTTCGCCCTGGTCATGGAAGGTCAGCACGACTTCCAGGACGGCCAACGCCAGGCCCGTCAGGACGCCGAATTCAAAAAACCCCTGTCTCCGGCCATCGATCCGGCCCGGGCCATGCGCGGCCCGGCCGATGCCGCGACCACGGTGGTGGTCTACTCCGATTTCCTGTGCCCGTACTGTGCCCGGGGCGCGGTGACGCTCGGCGAATTCGCCGCCCGCCATCCGGATTCGGTGCGCATTGTTTTCAAGCACTACGCCACCGACGAACTGGCCAAGCAGGCCGCCCTGGTCTACGAGGCCCTGGCCATCCAGGACCCCAAGATGGCTTTTGCCTTCCACGACGCCGCCTTTGCCGCCCAAAACGAAATCGAACAAGGCGGGGAGCCGGTGCTCTACGCCCTGGCCATCAAGCTGGGAGCCAATGTGAGCCAGCTCAAGCGCGATCTCAAACGGGCCGATCTGGCCAAGCGCATCGACGACGACACGGCCGAGGCCCGGTCCTTCGGGTTCGACGCCACCCCGACGTTCGTCATAAACGGCGTGTCCGTTCGCGGGGCTGCCCCGCTTGACGAGTTCGAGGATGTGCTGCGCCGGGTGTCCCGCCCCGGCGGGCAGGAAGCGCCCTGCGCCGCCTGTGACAAGAAAAATTCCTGA
- a CDS encoding EF-hand domain-containing protein: MKRTLLLLAVLLTVLALAATAHAWKKPPFAAVDKDKDGVLVFEEIVVFNSGLTLEAFARIDLDKNGKIDKAEYAAMGGRQAAGKKTRAWWRCSSKEGMGLYAQGTNLLLAGKNAEAALILKQAVTKPLCVDYLSFAYYNLGVACQRLGDAACARANLEKARALNVNNVVPPNMFGLEGWPRKPGVGQ; the protein is encoded by the coding sequence ATGAAACGCACGCTGTTGCTTCTCGCCGTCCTGCTGACGGTCCTGGCCCTGGCCGCCACCGCCCACGCCTGGAAGAAACCGCCTTTTGCCGCTGTGGACAAGGACAAGGACGGCGTCCTCGTTTTTGAGGAAATCGTGGTCTTCAATTCCGGACTGACCCTGGAGGCCTTTGCCCGCATTGACCTCGACAAGAACGGGAAGATCGACAAGGCCGAATACGCCGCCATGGGCGGACGGCAGGCGGCCGGCAAGAAGACCAGGGCGTGGTGGCGCTGTTCGTCCAAGGAAGGCATGGGGCTGTACGCCCAGGGCACGAACCTGCTGCTGGCCGGCAAGAACGCCGAAGCCGCCCTGATCCTCAAGCAGGCCGTGACCAAACCGCTTTGCGTGGACTACCTGAGCTTTGCCTATTACAATCTGGGCGTGGCCTGCCAGCGTTTGGGCGATGCCGCCTGCGCCCGGGCCAATCTGGAAAAGGCCCGGGCCTTAAACGTCAATAATGTGGTGCCGCCCAACATGTTCGGGCTGGAAGGCTGGCCGAGAAAGCCCGGCGTCGGCCAATAA
- a CDS encoding PilZ domain-containing protein, with amino-acid sequence MTSPAPPRRLLEEAIAQRSRCHLTLPEAIVGLKELDCTILEASTRGVLLESVGKAAAGPHWAGLKVTGYFRVLVRRQTLEETFYTFDSRIQAAAASPAGLARLRLVEPDALVFGQRRKSLRLEPEKDRLESAFFWRYDRNNGFSLDAPALRTGDFKNGSARLTNLSAGGLCLGLRAGLARERNLQVAGGDRLVVHLELCEPRAAEPGEFWMVAKVRHVEPDRASQDLLLGLEFLAQGQLDAQAGKIRWQPVEGHVIAGLADILYLWDLDRHRERLA; translated from the coding sequence ATGACGTCCCCCGCCCCACCCCGACGCCTGCTGGAAGAGGCCATCGCCCAGCGCTCCCGCTGCCATCTGACCCTGCCGGAAGCCATTGTCGGCCTCAAGGAACTCGACTGCACCATTTTGGAAGCCTCGACCCGGGGCGTTCTCCTGGAAAGCGTGGGCAAGGCTGCGGCCGGCCCGCACTGGGCGGGCCTGAAGGTGACCGGCTATTTCCGGGTGCTGGTGCGCCGCCAGACCCTGGAGGAGACCTTTTACACCTTTGACAGCCGCATCCAGGCGGCGGCGGCCAGTCCGGCCGGACTGGCCCGGCTGCGGCTGGTCGAACCGGACGCCCTGGTGTTTGGCCAACGGCGCAAGAGCCTGCGCCTGGAACCGGAGAAAGACCGGCTGGAGTCGGCTTTTTTCTGGCGCTATGACCGCAACAACGGCTTCAGCCTGGACGCGCCGGCCCTGCGAACCGGGGATTTCAAAAACGGCTCGGCCCGGTTGACCAACCTGTCGGCCGGCGGCTTGTGCCTGGGACTTCGGGCCGGTCTGGCCAGGGAACGCAATCTCCAGGTCGCAGGGGGCGACCGGCTGGTCGTCCACCTGGAACTGTGCGAACCCCGGGCCGCGGAACCGGGCGAATTCTGGATGGTGGCCAAGGTGCGCCACGTCGAACCGGACCGGGCGAGCCAGGATCTGTTGCTGGGACTGGAATTTCTGGCCCAGGGCCAGCTCGACGCCCAGGCCGGCAAGATCCGCTGGCAGCCGGTGGAGGGCCACGTCATCGCCGGACTGGCCGACATCCTCTACCTCTGGGACCTCGACCGGCACCGCGAACGACTGGCCTGA